A stretch of Spirosoma oryzicola DNA encodes these proteins:
- a CDS encoding MFS transporter translates to MQSTPVSSSSVSLRPLFSLPVIVASLGYFVDVYDLLLFNIVRVPSLKDLGLSEADISLIGGKILNYQQAGLLLGGILWGVLGDKRGRLSVLFGSIITYSLANLACGVVQNPELYAWLRFIAGLGLAGELGAGITLVSEILPKELRGYGSSMVASVGLFGAVVAYFTVTLFDWRTTYFVGGGLGLGLLALRVSVLESGMFMKVQGTTVSRGNFWALFQERNRVLRYLRCMGIALPTYLVIGILATFGNEFGKALGIAEAIQPGRCVMFTYIGTVVGDLASGVLSQQLRSRKKAIGLMMGLTAVFVLVYLFGGISSAGTFYAVCACLGFSIGYIAMFLTITAESFGTNLRATATTSVANNVRATTLLSIPAFQAMKPQLGVIGASAVVAVVCFGLAYWALTTMEETFGKDLDYTEA, encoded by the coding sequence ATGCAATCGACTCCTGTTTCCTCCTCTTCTGTTTCGCTCCGTCCCTTATTTAGCTTACCCGTTATCGTTGCCTCGCTAGGCTATTTCGTGGATGTCTATGATTTACTGCTGTTCAACATTGTTCGGGTGCCGAGTCTGAAAGACCTTGGCCTTTCGGAAGCGGATATCTCGCTGATTGGCGGCAAAATTCTGAATTACCAACAGGCTGGTCTGTTGCTTGGCGGTATCTTATGGGGTGTGCTGGGCGATAAGCGGGGCCGGTTATCGGTGCTGTTTGGATCGATTATTACCTATTCACTAGCCAATCTGGCTTGTGGCGTAGTGCAAAATCCTGAGCTTTACGCGTGGCTCCGGTTCATCGCGGGGCTGGGCTTAGCGGGTGAACTAGGGGCGGGGATTACCCTGGTAAGTGAAATTCTTCCCAAAGAACTACGCGGCTATGGTTCGTCGATGGTCGCGAGTGTCGGGTTGTTCGGCGCCGTAGTCGCTTATTTCACCGTCACGCTGTTCGACTGGCGCACGACGTATTTTGTTGGTGGAGGGCTAGGGTTGGGGCTGCTGGCTCTGCGCGTGAGCGTCCTGGAGTCGGGGATGTTCATGAAAGTTCAGGGAACTACTGTTTCGCGGGGTAACTTCTGGGCGTTATTTCAGGAGCGAAATCGTGTTCTGCGCTATTTGCGGTGTATGGGCATCGCACTGCCAACCTACCTTGTCATTGGTATTTTGGCCACGTTCGGCAACGAATTCGGTAAAGCGCTGGGGATTGCAGAAGCCATTCAGCCGGGGCGGTGTGTCATGTTCACGTACATCGGTACCGTTGTTGGCGATTTAGCCAGCGGAGTGTTGAGCCAACAGCTTCGTTCGCGGAAGAAAGCCATTGGGTTAATGATGGGGCTAACTGCGGTTTTCGTGCTTGTCTATTTGTTCGGCGGTATCTCCTCGGCGGGTACGTTTTATGCAGTCTGTGCCTGCCTGGGCTTTAGCATCGGCTACATCGCCATGTTTCTTACCATTACGGCCGAAAGTTTTGGTACGAATCTGCGCGCCACAGCGACGACCTCCGTCGCTAACAATGTTCGGGCTACCACTCTACTAAGTATTCCTGCTTTTCAGGCTATGAAACCTCAACTGGGCGTAATTGGAGCGAGTGCGGTTGTCGCCGTTGTTTGTTTCGGGCTTGCCTACTGGGCGCTGACGACGATGGAGGAAACGTTTGGTAAAGATCTCGATTACACCGAAGCTTGA
- a CDS encoding thiol-disulfide oxidoreductase DCC family protein: MTSRSSQPLLLFDGVCNLCNAAVTFVLDRDSTNRFQFASLQSQTGQEILRQLGRPTDQFSSFVLWENGRFYEQSTAALRVARHLSGGWPLLYGFIIVPKGIRDAVYNFVARNRYRWFGQRDACMLPTPELKARFLT; the protein is encoded by the coding sequence ATGACCTCTCGCTCTTCTCAACCGCTTCTGTTGTTCGACGGTGTTTGCAACCTCTGCAATGCCGCCGTCACGTTCGTACTGGATCGTGACTCAACAAACCGCTTTCAATTTGCGTCACTACAATCGCAGACGGGTCAGGAAATCCTCCGTCAGCTTGGCCGCCCGACGGATCAGTTTTCTTCATTTGTCCTGTGGGAAAATGGGCGTTTTTACGAGCAATCGACGGCAGCTTTGCGAGTGGCCCGCCATCTGTCGGGTGGCTGGCCATTACTGTACGGCTTTATCATTGTACCGAAAGGTATACGCGACGCTGTTTATAACTTCGTTGCCCGCAACCGTTATCGTTGGTTCGGCCAGCGCGACGCCTGCATGCTGCCCACCCCCGAATTAAAAGCCCGATTTCTGACGTAA
- a CDS encoding glycerol-3-phosphate dehydrogenase/oxidase has product MNRNDNRKRLQQELFDVCIIGAGASGAGAALDAALRGYRVALIDRGDISGETSSRSTKLIHGGVRYLEQAIKKLDLAQLKQVRHGLAERRTVIRNAPHLAHPLALLTPVFSWFEGMYMSIGLNLYAFFAGHDSFPKGRWLNKADALTKMPTLTNQMHSAVLYYDGQFNDARYALALAHSADEAGAAVVNYLAVTGFEQENGQITTAHVQDQLTGETSSIRAKVFLNCTGPYADEIRLLANPTLDRRIRPSKGVHMVLPREILRSDCAMLIPKTADGRVVFAIPFGDKVFVGTTDDDYTDLNQEPVLEPAEIDYLLDTLRPYLAKTPDKNQVQAGFGGIRPLILSSRTDTKTLLRDHEVEHDSESGLLSLLGGKWTTYRVMAQDAIDRVAERLGSSAKSTTERHYLVGGATYRFEDWQLLQQRFGLPTDVCQHLMQTYGDRAEQVARLTVERPVLREKLTEHRPFISAEVVYQIRQEMAVTLRDVLARRWRLELSDWILTAQITPQVAQLMADELGWDDEYCREQIRAYQTLLRSFVAQAGLAAERKAATRV; this is encoded by the coding sequence ATGAATCGGAACGATAATCGAAAGCGGTTGCAGCAAGAGTTATTTGATGTTTGTATAATTGGAGCCGGAGCCAGTGGAGCCGGAGCCGCTCTTGACGCTGCCCTGCGCGGTTATCGGGTCGCTTTGATTGATCGAGGTGATATTTCCGGGGAGACATCGTCGCGCTCAACGAAGCTTATCCACGGCGGGGTCCGCTATCTGGAGCAAGCCATCAAAAAGCTCGATCTGGCTCAGCTCAAACAGGTACGACACGGCTTGGCTGAACGCCGAACGGTGATTCGTAACGCGCCCCATCTGGCCCATCCGTTGGCCTTGCTGACGCCGGTGTTTAGCTGGTTCGAAGGCATGTACATGTCCATTGGCCTCAATCTTTACGCTTTTTTTGCCGGTCATGACAGCTTTCCCAAAGGACGGTGGCTGAATAAAGCGGATGCGCTGACCAAAATGCCGACGCTGACCAACCAGATGCACAGCGCGGTACTGTACTACGATGGTCAGTTCAACGATGCTCGTTATGCACTGGCGCTGGCTCATTCCGCTGACGAAGCGGGTGCAGCCGTTGTCAACTATTTAGCCGTAACGGGTTTCGAGCAGGAGAACGGTCAGATCACTACCGCTCATGTGCAGGATCAGCTGACAGGCGAAACGTCCTCAATCCGGGCGAAGGTATTTCTAAACTGTACCGGACCCTACGCGGACGAAATCCGGCTACTGGCGAACCCCACCCTCGACCGGCGCATACGTCCCAGCAAAGGGGTGCATATGGTGTTGCCCCGCGAGATTTTGCGGAGCGACTGTGCGATGCTGATTCCCAAAACGGCGGATGGTCGGGTTGTCTTTGCCATTCCGTTCGGTGATAAAGTTTTCGTAGGTACAACCGACGACGATTATACCGATCTGAACCAGGAACCCGTACTAGAGCCCGCTGAGATCGATTATTTGCTTGATACGTTACGGCCGTATCTGGCTAAAACGCCGGATAAAAATCAGGTACAAGCCGGTTTCGGCGGTATTCGACCGCTTATACTCAGTAGTCGAACCGATACCAAAACGCTCTTACGTGACCATGAAGTGGAGCACGATTCAGAATCCGGTTTGCTGAGTCTGCTTGGTGGCAAATGGACAACCTATCGGGTCATGGCGCAGGATGCGATAGACCGGGTAGCGGAGCGCTTGGGAAGTTCGGCTAAAAGCACGACGGAAAGGCATTATCTGGTGGGTGGCGCAACATATCGTTTCGAGGATTGGCAGCTTTTGCAGCAGCGCTTCGGTCTGCCGACTGACGTTTGCCAGCACTTGATGCAAACGTACGGTGACCGTGCCGAGCAGGTTGCTCGTTTGACCGTTGAACGGCCTGTTTTGCGGGAAAAACTGACCGAACACCGGCCATTTATCAGCGCTGAGGTTGTTTACCAAATCCGGCAGGAAATGGCCGTAACCCTCCGCGATGTGTTGGCCCGTCGTTGGCGGCTCGAACTGTCGGACTGGATCCTAACCGCGCAGATTACTCCCCAGGTTGCCCAGTTAATGGCAGACGAGTTAGGGTGGGACGATGAATACTGTCGTGAGCAAATTCGGGCGTATCAGACTTTACTGCGTTCGTTTGTCGCGCAGGCGGGTTTGGCGGCTGAACGCAAAGCCGCTACCCGCGTATAA